A genomic stretch from Serratia entomophila includes:
- the dprA gene encoding DNA-protecting protein DprA, translating into MQPEEIGIRMRGVEGLDTAAASRMIRQLAAAGAVSGALLRELGLNGRQCAQFQQADPRYLAATLRWLEQAGCRMLTYGEAGYPERLSHIDDAPLWLLVQGNPQALLQPQIAMVGSRQFSHYGERWAQYFAGELTHCGFTVTSGLAIGIDGICHRAALAAEGCTVAVLGCGLANVYPRRHRRLAEQIVEQGGAVISDHLVTDLPLADHFPRRNRIISGLSLGVLVIEASLRSGTLITARYALEQGREVFALPGPLGSPMSEGTHWLIQQGAYLVTGPKDIAEQLGSGLNWLPLDENTTICASEAEVELPFADVLANVGDEVTPVDVVAERAGQPVPEVVIKLLDLELAGWIAAVPGGYVRIRRAGHVRRTHVLV; encoded by the coding sequence ATGCAGCCAGAAGAAATCGGCATACGAATGCGTGGGGTGGAGGGGCTGGATACGGCGGCAGCCAGCCGGATGATACGGCAGCTGGCGGCGGCCGGCGCCGTGTCTGGCGCGTTGCTGCGGGAGCTGGGCCTGAATGGCCGGCAATGCGCTCAGTTTCAGCAGGCGGATCCGCGTTACCTGGCCGCTACGCTGCGTTGGCTGGAACAGGCGGGATGCCGGATGCTGACCTATGGCGAGGCCGGCTATCCCGAGCGGTTGAGCCATATCGACGATGCGCCGTTATGGTTATTGGTGCAGGGCAATCCGCAGGCGCTGCTGCAGCCGCAAATCGCCATGGTCGGCAGCCGCCAGTTCAGCCACTATGGCGAACGCTGGGCGCAGTATTTTGCCGGTGAGCTGACGCACTGCGGTTTTACCGTCACCAGCGGGCTGGCCATCGGCATCGACGGCATCTGCCACCGCGCCGCGCTGGCGGCCGAGGGTTGCACGGTGGCGGTGTTGGGCTGCGGGCTGGCCAACGTCTATCCGCGCCGGCACCGCCGCCTCGCCGAGCAGATTGTCGAACAGGGTGGCGCAGTCATTTCCGACCACCTGGTGACCGATCTGCCGTTGGCCGATCACTTTCCGCGGCGCAACCGCATTATCAGCGGCCTGAGCCTGGGGGTGCTGGTGATTGAGGCTTCGCTGCGCAGCGGCACCCTGATCACCGCCCGCTACGCATTGGAGCAGGGGCGTGAGGTGTTTGCGCTGCCGGGCCCGCTGGGCAGCCCGATGAGCGAAGGCACGCACTGGCTGATCCAGCAGGGCGCCTATCTGGTCACCGGCCCGAAAGACATCGCCGAACAGCTGGGCAGCGGCCTGAATTGGCTGCCGCTGGACGAAAATACAACTATTTGTGCGTCTGAGGCCGAAGTTGAATTGCCATTTGCCGATGTGTTGGCTAACGTAGGAGATGAGGTGACACCTGTTGACGTCGTCGCTGAACGTGCCGGCCAACCTGTGCCAGAGGTGGTAATCAAATTACTCGATCTGGAGTTAGCAGGGTGGATCGCAGCTGTACCCGGCGGCTATGTCCGAATAAGGAGGGCAGGCCATGTTCGACGTACTCATGTACTTGTTTGA
- the smg gene encoding DUF494 family protein Smg, which yields MFDVLMYLFETYIHNEPEMRVDQDQLTDDLAQAGFHRDDIYNALNWLEKLADLQEGENAPYFMDADPLAMRIYTEEEGVRLDASCRGFLLFLEQIQVLNLETREMVIDRVMALDNTEFDLEDLKWVVLMVLFNIPGYESAYQQMEELLFEVNEGYLH from the coding sequence ATGTTCGACGTACTCATGTACTTGTTTGAAACTTATATCCACAATGAACCAGAGATGCGCGTCGATCAGGATCAGCTGACCGATGATCTCGCTCAGGCGGGGTTTCATCGGGATGATATCTACAACGCGTTGAATTGGCTTGAAAAACTTGCTGACCTGCAGGAAGGCGAAAATGCGCCTTACTTTATGGATGCCGATCCGCTGGCGATGCGGATCTACACCGAAGAGGAAGGCGTGCGTTTGGATGCCAGTTGCCGTGGTTTCCTCCTGTTCCTGGAGCAGATTCAGGTATTGAACCTCGAAACCCGTGAAATGGTTATCGATCGTGTTATGGCTTTGGATAACACGGAATTCGATCTCGAAGATCTGAAATGGGTAGTGTTGATGGTGCTGTTTAATATTCCCGGATATGAAAGCGCCTATCAGCAAATGGAAGAACTGTTGTTTGAAGTAAACGAAGGTTATCTGCACTGA
- a CDS encoding DNA topoisomerase family protein — MTKTAIFATRQNEPCPECGAELVIRSGRHGPFLGCTRYPECQHIRPLKAQADGHIVKMLDGQQCPKCQATLALRQGRYGMFVGCSNYPECDHTEAIDKPDETSITCPQCGQGKLLQRKSRYGKVFHSCDRYPECQFALNSKPVAGECAYCHYPLLMEKRTAKGPTLCCASKLCGKPVATTE, encoded by the coding sequence ATGACAAAAACAGCGATTTTTGCCACCAGGCAAAATGAACCCTGTCCGGAATGCGGGGCCGAGCTGGTGATCCGCAGTGGTCGCCACGGCCCCTTCCTCGGCTGTACCCGTTATCCTGAATGCCAGCATATCCGGCCGTTGAAAGCGCAGGCCGATGGCCATATCGTCAAGATGCTGGATGGCCAACAATGCCCGAAATGCCAGGCGACGTTGGCGCTGCGTCAGGGGCGCTACGGCATGTTCGTCGGTTGCAGCAATTATCCCGAGTGTGACCACACCGAAGCGATCGACAAACCGGACGAAACCAGCATCACCTGCCCGCAATGCGGCCAGGGTAAACTGCTGCAGCGCAAATCACGCTACGGCAAGGTGTTCCATTCCTGCGATCGTTATCCGGAATGTCAGTTCGCCCTTAATTCTAAACCCGTCGCCGGCGAGTGCGCTTACTGCCACTACCCGCTGCTGATGGAGAAGCGTACGGCAAAAGGCCCGACCCTTTGCTGTGCCAGTAAACTTTGCGGAAAACCCGTCGCAACCACAGAATAA
- the tsaC gene encoding L-threonylcarbamoyladenylate synthase type 1 TsaC, translating to MTSELTSAFASIIGALNNQQVIAYPTEAVFGLGCDPDSEQAVNALLALKQRPWEKGLILIAADYQQLLPYIDDSALNEPQRAAIFASWPGPVTWVIPARPETPRLLTGRFSSLAVRVSDHPLVQQLCRQYGKPLVSTSANLSGQEPCRNADEVMQQFGAAFPVLVGSVGGRLNPSEIRDALTGEQIRQG from the coding sequence ATGACCTCAGAACTTACCTCCGCCTTCGCGTCTATCATTGGCGCTCTCAATAATCAGCAGGTTATCGCTTATCCTACCGAGGCCGTATTCGGCCTGGGATGCGATCCCGACAGCGAGCAGGCGGTCAATGCGCTGCTGGCCTTGAAACAGCGGCCGTGGGAGAAGGGGTTGATCCTGATCGCCGCCGACTATCAGCAATTGCTTCCATACATTGATGACAGCGCGCTGAACGAACCGCAGCGCGCAGCGATCTTTGCCAGCTGGCCAGGGCCGGTGACCTGGGTGATCCCTGCCCGGCCGGAAACGCCGCGTTTATTAACCGGGCGTTTTAGTTCGCTGGCGGTGCGTGTCAGCGATCATCCGTTGGTGCAGCAGCTGTGCAGACAATATGGCAAGCCATTGGTGTCGACCAGCGCCAATCTTAGCGGGCAGGAACCTTGCCGCAACGCAGATGAAGTGATGCAGCAGTTTGGTGCCGCGTTCCCGGTATTGGTCGGCAGCGTTGGCGGCCGTCTTAACCCTTCAGAAATCAGAGATGCCCTGACAGGTGAGCAGATCCGCCAGGGGTAA
- the aroE gene encoding shikimate dehydrogenase, which produces MEKFAVFGNPIGHSKSPRIHALFAAQTGIEHPYGAVLAPLDGFETRLQAFIAAGGQGANVTVPFKERAYAAASELSERASLAGAVNTLKVLPQGGLLGDNTDGIGLLTDLERQHLVRPQDRILLVGAGGAARGVILPLLSFGCELTIANRTFSRAQDLAQAFSHLGEISALPLDQLGQRSFDLVINATASGINGEIPALPNGVVNRHTRCYDMFYQRGLTPFLAWAQQQGATDYADGLGMLVGQAAHAFLLWHGVMPEIEPVLRQLRSELAA; this is translated from the coding sequence ATGGAGAAGTTTGCGGTATTCGGCAACCCTATCGGCCACAGCAAATCACCGCGGATTCATGCGCTGTTTGCCGCTCAAACCGGGATTGAACATCCTTATGGCGCCGTGCTGGCGCCGTTGGACGGTTTTGAAACCCGCCTGCAGGCGTTTATCGCTGCTGGTGGCCAGGGCGCGAACGTAACGGTTCCCTTTAAGGAACGCGCCTATGCAGCGGCATCCGAGCTCAGTGAGCGAGCCTCGCTGGCCGGCGCGGTGAATACGCTGAAAGTATTGCCGCAGGGCGGTTTGCTGGGGGATAACACCGACGGCATCGGCCTGTTGACCGATCTTGAACGCCAGCATTTGGTCCGGCCGCAGGATCGTATTTTGCTGGTGGGCGCCGGCGGCGCGGCGCGCGGCGTGATTTTGCCGCTATTGTCTTTTGGCTGTGAGTTGACGATCGCCAACCGGACGTTCAGCCGGGCGCAGGATCTGGCTCAGGCATTCAGCCATCTTGGCGAGATCTCGGCATTGCCGTTGGATCAGCTTGGGCAACGATCGTTTGATCTGGTGATCAACGCTACCGCCTCCGGCATTAACGGTGAAATCCCCGCGTTGCCGAACGGCGTGGTGAATCGCCATACCCGTTGCTACGACATGTTCTATCAACGAGGGCTAACGCCATTCCTGGCCTGGGCGCAACAGCAGGGTGCAACCGACTATGCCGACGGTTTGGGGATGCTGGTGGGGCAGGCGGCCCATGCGTTTCTGCTTTGGCATGGCGTAATGCCGGAAATTGAACCGGTACTGCGTCAGCTGCGCAGCGAACTGGCGGCATAA
- a CDS encoding gamma carbonic anhydrase family protein, producing MSDAVRSYLHYSPKLGQRVMIDPSSVVIGNVELADDVSIWPLVAIRGDVNAVKIGARSNIQDGSVLHVTHRSEHNPEGYPLLIGEDVTVGHKAMLHGCAIGNRVLVGMGSILLDGAVIEDDVMIGAGSLVAPGKRLASGYLYMGSPARQVRPLTAAELEGLIYSSNNYVRWKDEYLSEDI from the coding sequence ATGTCCGATGCAGTACGTTCTTACCTTCATTACTCCCCCAAACTCGGTCAGCGCGTCATGATCGATCCTTCCAGCGTGGTGATCGGCAACGTTGAGTTGGCCGATGACGTCAGCATCTGGCCGCTGGTCGCCATTCGTGGTGACGTTAATGCGGTAAAGATCGGTGCGCGCAGCAATATCCAGGACGGCAGCGTACTGCACGTGACCCACAGATCCGAACATAATCCCGAAGGCTACCCTCTGCTGATAGGGGAAGACGTGACCGTCGGCCATAAGGCCATGCTGCACGGCTGCGCTATCGGCAACCGGGTATTGGTCGGTATGGGTTCGATCCTGCTGGACGGTGCGGTAATAGAAGACGATGTGATGATTGGCGCCGGCAGCTTGGTGGCGCCGGGCAAAAGACTGGCCAGCGGCTATCTCTATATGGGCAGCCCGGCGCGCCAGGTTCGCCCGTTAACCGCCGCCGAACTGGAAGGCCTTATCTACTCTTCAAATAACTACGTGCGCTGGAAAGACGAATATCTGTCGGAAGATATCTGA
- the actP gene encoding cation/acetate symporter ActP, with protein sequence MKRLLSAAALLTLPGLACADAIGGEVQRQPLNVQAIVMFVLFVGATLYITYWASKRTRSRQDYYTAGGRITGLQNGLAIAGDFMSAASFLGISALVYTSGYDGLIYSIGFLIGWPIILFLIAERLRNLGRYTFADVASYRLKQKPIRTLSACGSLVVVALYLIAQMVGAGKLIQLLFGLNYHVAVILVGILMVLYVLFGGMLATTWVQIIKAVLLLAGASFMALMVMKSVNFDFNTLFAEAVKVHPKGIAIMSPGGLVSDPISALSLGLALMFGTAGLPHILMRFFTVSDAKEARKSVFYATGFIGYFYILTFIIGFGAILLVSANPAFKDATGALLGGTNMAAVHLANAVGGNFFLGFISAVAFATILAVVAGLTLAGASAVSHDLYASVIKSGKATERDELRVSKITVVLLGIVAIALGILFEKQNIAFMVGLAFSIAASCNFPIIILSMYWSRLTTRGAMIGGWLGLLTAVILMILGPTIWVQILGHEKPIYPYEYPALFSMIVAFVGTWLFSVTDSSLAGQQERERFRSQFVRSQTGLGISQGSSH encoded by the coding sequence ATGAAGCGCTTACTTTCCGCCGCCGCCCTGCTGACGCTGCCGGGCCTGGCCTGCGCCGACGCCATTGGCGGCGAGGTGCAACGCCAGCCGCTGAACGTGCAGGCGATCGTGATGTTCGTGCTGTTTGTCGGCGCCACCCTGTATATCACCTATTGGGCCTCCAAACGCACCCGCTCGCGCCAGGATTATTACACTGCAGGCGGGCGCATCACCGGCCTGCAGAACGGGCTGGCGATCGCCGGCGACTTTATGTCCGCCGCCTCTTTCCTCGGCATTTCCGCTCTGGTGTACACCTCCGGCTATGACGGCCTGATTTACTCCATCGGCTTCCTGATCGGCTGGCCAATCATCCTGTTCCTGATTGCCGAACGCCTGCGCAACCTTGGCCGCTACACCTTCGCCGACGTGGCCTCTTACCGGCTGAAGCAGAAACCGATCCGCACCCTGTCGGCCTGTGGTTCTCTGGTGGTGGTGGCGCTGTACCTGATCGCACAGATGGTCGGCGCCGGCAAACTCATCCAGCTGCTGTTCGGCCTTAACTACCACGTGGCGGTGATCCTGGTCGGCATTCTGATGGTGCTGTACGTGCTGTTCGGCGGCATGCTGGCCACCACCTGGGTGCAGATCATCAAGGCGGTGCTGCTGCTGGCCGGTGCCAGCTTTATGGCGCTGATGGTGATGAAGTCGGTCAACTTCGATTTCAACACGCTGTTCGCCGAAGCGGTGAAGGTGCATCCTAAGGGCATCGCCATCATGAGCCCCGGCGGGCTGGTGTCTGACCCGATATCGGCGCTTTCGCTGGGCCTGGCCTTGATGTTCGGCACCGCCGGTCTGCCGCACATTCTGATGCGCTTCTTTACCGTCAGTGACGCCAAGGAAGCGCGCAAGAGCGTGTTCTACGCCACCGGCTTTATCGGTTACTTCTATATTCTCACCTTTATTATCGGCTTCGGCGCCATTCTGCTGGTGAGCGCCAATCCGGCGTTCAAGGACGCTACCGGCGCGCTGTTGGGCGGCACCAATATGGCGGCGGTGCATCTGGCCAACGCGGTCGGCGGCAACTTCTTCCTCGGCTTTATTTCTGCGGTCGCCTTCGCCACCATTTTGGCGGTGGTGGCCGGCCTGACGCTGGCCGGTGCTTCTGCGGTGTCTCACGATCTGTACGCCAGCGTGATTAAAAGCGGCAAGGCGACCGAACGCGACGAGCTGCGGGTATCCAAGATCACCGTAGTGTTGCTGGGCATAGTAGCGATTGCGCTGGGGATTTTGTTCGAGAAACAGAATATCGCCTTTATGGTCGGACTGGCGTTCTCCATCGCCGCCAGCTGCAACTTCCCGATTATCATTCTGTCGATGTACTGGTCACGCCTGACCACCCGCGGCGCGATGATCGGCGGCTGGCTGGGGCTGCTGACCGCGGTGATCCTGATGATCCTCGGCCCGACCATCTGGGTGCAGATCCTCGGCCATGAAAAACCGATTTACCCGTATGAATATCCGGCGCTGTTCTCGATGATCGTGGCCTTTGTCGGCACCTGGCTGTTCTCGGTTACCGACAGTTCGCTGGCCGGGCAGCAGGAGCGCGAGCGCTTCCGTTCCCAGTTTGTCCGCTCGCAAACCGGGTTGGGGATCTCGCAGGGCAGTTCACATTAA
- a CDS encoding DUF485 domain-containing protein, whose translation MNDTIYQGIEENPRFKELVRKRGRFAWLLSLITLALYVGFILLIAFDPQWLGTPIAAGSTITRGIPVGVGLIVISFVLTGIYVFRANGEFDRLTAEILREVKQ comes from the coding sequence ATGAATGACACCATTTATCAAGGGATTGAAGAAAACCCGCGCTTTAAGGAGCTGGTGAGAAAACGCGGCCGCTTCGCCTGGCTGCTCTCGCTGATTACGCTGGCGCTGTACGTTGGCTTTATTTTACTGATCGCCTTCGATCCCCAATGGCTCGGCACGCCGATCGCCGCGGGATCGACCATTACCCGGGGGATCCCGGTTGGCGTTGGCCTGATCGTGATCTCTTTTGTGTTGACCGGGATCTACGTGTTTCGCGCCAACGGCGAATTCGATCGCCTGACCGCGGAAATCCTGCGTGAGGTGAAACAATGA
- the acs gene encoding acetate--CoA ligase, with product MSQLHKHAIPSAIAEHALINPEQYQQYYQQSVQDPEAFWGEHGKILNWIKPYSKVKNTSFDPGHVSIRWFEDGTLNLAANCLDRHLAERGDQTAIIWEGDDPAQSKKVTYKQLHHDVCQFANVLKKLGVKKGDVVAIYMPMVPEAAVAMLACARIGAVHSVIFGGFSPEAVAGRIIDSNAKLVITADEGLRAGRAVPLKKNVDDALKNPGVTSVANVVVFQRTGKPGYWQEGRDLWWHELTNGVSADCPPEEMNAEDPLFILYTSGSTGKPKGVLHTTGGYLVYAALTFKYVFDYHDGDVYWCTADVGWVTGHSYLLYGPLACGAISLMFEGVPNYPGVNRLSQVIDKHQVNILYTAPTAIRALMAEGDKAIEGTRRDSLRIMGSVGEPINPEAWEWYYNKIGNGKCPIVDTWWQTETGGFMITPLPGATELKAGSATRPFFGVQPALVDNVGTPQEGACEGNLVIVDSWPGQARTLFGDHDRFEQTYFSTFKGMYFSGDGARRDEDGYYWITGRVDDVLNVSGHRLGTAEIESALVSHPKIAEAAVVGIPHNIKGQAIYAYITLNHGEEPTPELYAEVRNWVRKEIGPIATPDVLHWTDSLPKTRSGKIMRRILRKIAAGDTSNLGDTSTLADPAVVDKLLEEKQSMKVPS from the coding sequence ATGAGCCAACTGCATAAACACGCTATTCCTTCTGCAATTGCAGAACACGCCCTGATTAATCCGGAACAATACCAGCAATATTATCAACAGTCTGTGCAAGACCCGGAGGCGTTCTGGGGGGAGCATGGCAAAATCCTGAACTGGATCAAACCTTATAGCAAAGTAAAGAATACCTCTTTCGACCCGGGCCACGTCAGCATTCGCTGGTTCGAAGACGGCACCCTCAACCTGGCGGCCAACTGCCTGGACCGCCATCTGGCCGAACGCGGCGACCAAACCGCCATTATCTGGGAAGGCGACGATCCCGCCCAGTCGAAGAAAGTCACCTATAAACAGCTGCACCACGATGTCTGCCAATTCGCCAACGTGCTGAAAAAGCTGGGCGTCAAAAAAGGCGACGTGGTGGCTATCTATATGCCTATGGTGCCGGAAGCGGCGGTCGCCATGCTGGCCTGCGCGCGCATCGGCGCCGTGCATTCGGTGATCTTCGGCGGCTTCTCGCCGGAAGCGGTTGCTGGCCGCATCATTGATTCCAACGCCAAACTGGTGATCACCGCCGACGAAGGCCTGCGCGCCGGCCGCGCCGTGCCGCTGAAGAAAAATGTCGACGACGCGCTGAAGAACCCCGGCGTGACCAGCGTCGCCAACGTGGTGGTGTTCCAGCGCACCGGCAAGCCGGGCTACTGGCAGGAAGGGCGAGACCTGTGGTGGCATGAGCTGACTAACGGCGTTTCCGCCGATTGCCCGCCAGAAGAAATGAACGCGGAAGACCCGCTGTTTATCCTGTATACCTCCGGCTCGACCGGCAAGCCCAAGGGCGTGCTGCACACCACCGGCGGCTATCTGGTATACGCTGCCCTGACCTTCAAATACGTGTTCGATTACCACGATGGCGACGTGTACTGGTGCACCGCCGACGTGGGCTGGGTGACCGGCCACAGCTATCTGCTGTACGGCCCGCTGGCCTGCGGCGCCATCAGCCTGATGTTCGAAGGCGTGCCTAACTACCCCGGCGTTAACCGCCTGTCTCAGGTGATCGACAAGCATCAGGTCAATATCCTGTATACCGCGCCAACCGCCATTCGCGCCCTGATGGCCGAAGGCGACAAGGCGATCGAAGGCACCCGCCGCGATTCGCTGCGCATCATGGGCTCGGTCGGCGAGCCGATCAACCCGGAAGCCTGGGAGTGGTACTACAACAAGATCGGCAACGGCAAATGCCCGATCGTCGACACCTGGTGGCAGACCGAAACCGGCGGCTTTATGATTACCCCGCTGCCGGGCGCCACCGAGCTGAAAGCCGGCTCCGCCACGCGGCCGTTCTTCGGCGTGCAGCCGGCGCTGGTCGATAACGTCGGCACCCCGCAGGAAGGCGCCTGCGAAGGCAACCTGGTGATCGTCGACTCCTGGCCAGGCCAGGCGCGCACCCTGTTCGGCGACCACGATCGTTTCGAACAGACCTACTTCTCCACCTTTAAGGGCATGTACTTCAGCGGCGACGGCGCGCGCCGCGACGAAGACGGCTATTACTGGATCACCGGCCGCGTCGACGACGTGCTGAACGTTTCCGGCCACCGGCTGGGCACCGCCGAGATCGAGTCCGCTCTGGTGTCACACCCGAAAATCGCCGAGGCGGCGGTGGTCGGCATCCCGCATAACATTAAAGGCCAGGCGATTTACGCCTATATCACCCTCAACCACGGCGAAGAACCGACGCCGGAGCTCTATGCCGAAGTGCGTAACTGGGTACGCAAAGAGATAGGACCGATCGCCACGCCGGACGTGCTGCACTGGACGGACTCCCTGCCCAAGACGCGCTCCGGCAAGATCATGCGTCGCATCCTGCGCAAAATTGCCGCCGGCGATACCAGCAACCTGGGGGATACCTCAACGCTGGCGGATCCGGCCGTAGTCGACAAGCTGTTGGAAGAAAAACAATCAATGAAAGTGCCGTCATAA
- the gltP gene encoding glutamate/aspartate:proton symporter GltP: MKSVKISLAWQILIALVLGIIVGAVLHNQTESREWLVSNILSPAGDIFIRLIKMIVVPIVIATLVVGIAGVGDAKKLGRLGLKTIIYFEVITTIAIVVGLTLANVFQPGHGIDMSTLTAVDISQYEKTTEQVQSGSHSLVATILSLIPSNIFSSMAKGDMLPIIFFSVLFGLGLSSLPKETKEPLLKVFKAVAESMFKVTHMIMRYAPIGVFGLISVTVANFGFASLLPLAKLVVLVYFAIAFFALVVLGAVARACNLRIWTLIRILKDELILAYSTASSETVLPRIIEKMEAYGAPKSITSFVVPTGYSFNLDGSTLYQSIAAIFIAQLYGIELSLGQQIILVLTLMVTSKGIAGVPGVSFVVLLATLGSVGIPLEGLAFIAGVDRILDMARTALNVVGNALAVLVIAKWEHQFDRKKALAYEQEFLSQKVKPANQS; this comes from the coding sequence ATGAAAAGTGTAAAAATTAGCCTTGCTTGGCAAATTCTGATCGCGCTGGTGCTGGGTATTATTGTAGGTGCGGTATTACATAATCAGACAGAGTCACGCGAGTGGCTGGTCAGCAATATTTTGAGCCCGGCGGGCGATATCTTTATTCGCCTGATTAAGATGATTGTGGTGCCGATTGTTATTGCCACCCTGGTGGTCGGTATTGCCGGGGTCGGGGATGCGAAGAAGTTAGGCCGCCTCGGATTGAAAACCATTATTTATTTCGAAGTGATCACCACGATCGCCATAGTGGTGGGGCTGACGCTGGCTAATGTTTTTCAACCCGGTCACGGCATCGATATGTCAACGCTGACCGCGGTGGATATCTCGCAGTACGAGAAAACCACCGAGCAGGTACAAAGCGGTTCGCACAGTCTGGTGGCGACCATCCTGTCGTTGATCCCCTCGAACATCTTTTCGTCGATGGCCAAGGGCGACATGCTGCCAATCATTTTCTTCTCGGTGCTGTTTGGCCTTGGGCTGTCCTCGCTGCCAAAGGAAACCAAAGAGCCGCTGCTGAAGGTGTTTAAAGCCGTTGCAGAGAGCATGTTCAAAGTGACCCACATGATCATGCGCTATGCGCCAATCGGGGTATTTGGCCTGATCTCGGTGACGGTGGCGAACTTTGGTTTCGCCTCGCTGCTGCCGTTGGCCAAGTTGGTGGTGCTGGTGTATTTTGCTATCGCCTTTTTTGCCCTGGTGGTGTTGGGCGCGGTCGCACGCGCCTGCAATCTGCGCATCTGGACGCTGATCCGCATCCTTAAGGATGAGCTGATCCTGGCGTATTCCACCGCCAGCTCAGAGACGGTGCTGCCGCGCATCATCGAAAAGATGGAGGCCTACGGCGCGCCCAAGTCGATCACCAGCTTTGTGGTGCCAACCGGCTATTCCTTCAACCTGGACGGTTCGACCCTGTACCAGAGCATCGCCGCCATCTTCATTGCGCAGCTGTACGGTATTGAGCTTTCGCTGGGCCAGCAAATCATCCTGGTATTAACCCTGATGGTGACCTCGAAAGGGATCGCAGGCGTGCCCGGCGTGTCTTTTGTGGTGCTGTTGGCTACGCTGGGCAGCGTCGGCATTCCGCTGGAAGGTCTGGCGTTTATCGCCGGCGTCGACCGTATCCTCGATATGGCGCGTACCGCGTTGAACGTGGTGGGCAACGCGCTGGCGGTGTTGGTGATCGCCAAATGGGAACACCAGTTCGATCGCAAGAAAGCGCTGGCGTACGAGCAGGAATTCCTCTCGCAGAAAGTCAAACCGGCTAATCAGTCGTAA
- a CDS encoding condensation domain-containing protein: MLETALASEWLPLAPAQFDFWEEFTLHPDQPFSTVAHCTELHGVVNEAALGRAIALTVAETQAFALRFNHRPPRLRYEPQRAPRLQHRDLQQQADPYQAAQQQMQADVSQPLDLHRQPIAAVWLLKLGPAHFIWYLRAHHIIVDGFGMALIEHRCATLYAHFIGQGSAGQPLGSFLAFHHQELAYAASERAERDRHFWREYLAQGQPLPSVRKGGKEYGLKCLGTSLLLPEAISRRLLELSERSGIGWPDLLLALSAAWLHQAMPQQMKVKDTLPMWMPAMNRRGQAAANVPSLAVNTLPLLVTLAPGETLGRFLPGLAQTLRKLRGHAGYRLRQLAADRGVGPDSRFFISPFINVQPFDPPSFAGCASTRRVLAGGSGDGFNLTYRGRTDASDLHLDIDIFVQQFPAAGAAEYGVALQGFLLRALQPGGLDVPLDALAAVSA; encoded by the coding sequence ATGTTGGAAACCGCTTTGGCCTCTGAATGGCTGCCGTTGGCGCCAGCGCAGTTCGACTTCTGGGAAGAATTTACCTTACACCCTGACCAGCCCTTCTCCACCGTGGCGCATTGCACTGAGCTGCACGGCGTGGTGAACGAGGCGGCGCTGGGCCGGGCTATCGCCCTGACTGTCGCCGAGACGCAGGCGTTCGCCCTGCGTTTTAACCATCGGCCGCCACGGCTGCGGTATGAGCCGCAGCGTGCGCCGCGGCTACAGCATCGCGATCTGCAACAGCAGGCCGATCCCTATCAGGCCGCTCAGCAGCAGATGCAGGCGGACGTCTCGCAGCCGCTGGATCTGCACCGCCAGCCGATAGCCGCGGTATGGCTGCTCAAATTGGGGCCGGCGCATTTCATCTGGTATTTGCGCGCACACCACATCATCGTCGACGGTTTCGGTATGGCGCTGATAGAGCATCGCTGCGCCACCCTGTATGCCCACTTTATCGGGCAGGGCAGCGCCGGGCAGCCGTTGGGCTCTTTTCTCGCCTTTCATCACCAGGAATTGGCCTATGCCGCCTCGGAACGCGCCGAACGGGATCGCCATTTCTGGCGGGAATATTTGGCGCAGGGGCAGCCGCTGCCGAGCGTGCGCAAGGGTGGCAAGGAATACGGGTTAAAATGCCTGGGCACCAGCCTGTTGTTGCCTGAGGCAATCTCACGGCGGTTGCTGGAGCTTTCAGAGCGCAGCGGCATCGGCTGGCCCGATTTGCTGTTGGCGCTGTCCGCCGCCTGGTTGCATCAGGCGATGCCGCAGCAGATGAAGGTGAAAGATACGTTGCCGATGTGGATGCCGGCGATGAATCGCCGCGGCCAGGCCGCCGCCAACGTGCCGTCGTTGGCGGTCAATACGCTGCCGCTCTTGGTTACGCTGGCGCCGGGAGAGACCCTGGGGCGCTTTCTGCCGGGTTTGGCGCAGACGCTGCGCAAGCTGCGCGGCCATGCCGGTTACCGCCTGCGCCAGCTCGCCGCCGATCGGGGCGTTGGCCCGGATTCACGCTTCTTCATCTCGCCGTTTATCAACGTCCAGCCCTTCGATCCGCCCAGTTTTGCCGGATGCGCCAGTACGCGCCGGGTATTGGCCGGCGGCTCCGGCGACGGCTTCAACCTGACCTACCGCGGGCGCACCGACGCCAGCGATCTGCATCTGGATATCGATATCTTTGTGCAGCAGTTCCCGGCGGCGGGAGCGGCGGAATACGGCGTAGCTTTGCAAGGTTTTCTGTTGCGCGCGCTGCAGCCCGGCGGGTTGGATGTGCCGTTGGATGCGCTGGCTGCGGTTTCAGCCTGA